AACTACATCTCGAAATCTTAATCAGCCAACGGAGCGGTCTCCGAAGGCATCGTGTGTTGTCGGATTGGCCGGTTTGTTCAAACTATCGTCGGTGCTTCCTGGCGAATCCAATTCGGATTCGGATAGGAGGTTCTCAACAATACCAGCTGTCAATTCGGCAACACGCGACTCCATCACCTTTCCTGGCTTGAATGTTACGACATACTTTGCCGGCACACTCACCTGTTTCCCCGTACGGGGGTTCCTGGCCTTTCGGGCAGCCCTCAATTTGACTTCAAAGACACCAAAGTTCCGCAGTTCGATCCGCTCCTCTTTGACAAGCGAATCGATGATTGCATCGAACGTCTTTTGAACGATCTTCTTGGTTTGTTGTTGAGTCAGCCCGACTTCCTCGGAAATCGTTTTGACAATGTCTTTTTTGGTCACAAACTCGATCCCCAAGACGGATGATTCAGCGTTGTAAGTCCTTTGCACGACGCTACTTAGTAAAGCGAAGTGTAGACGCAACCGAACCTGCCGTCAAGATCGACCGATCGCAAGATCCAAACGATCTATACAACCGATACTCTCCGAATCGGCTCTCCAGCCCGCAAACTTCAACAAAGCCGTAAAGATCGTGGTGAAGTTTATTTGAGAATCGGACTGCTAGCACTTCTCAATTGTCACAGCCCCGCCCCATTCGGTCGGCTGTCGCTCTTAGAAGCCACTCCGGAGAAGTATGGGGAGCCAGCGGGGGAGGTGGGCCGGAGGCGTTCCTGCGGCCGTTTAGCCGCGTCCGGGACGTTCTTTCCAGCGATAGGCTTGCTTGGAATTGAGCGAGCAGAAGTTGGCGGTCGCCGCGGTCCCCTTTTCTGCGGCGTATTGCATCGCAATCCGCTGCAGATCTTCGTAAGTGGCCCCGCGATCCGAGACGGGCCAATTGCTAGCATAGATCACGCGCGAATCGCCAAACGCATTCCAGACGAAATCTAGGTAGGGGCGATAGAATTCCAGGTCCTTCGGGGCCGGTTGCTTGCTGTGATGGGCCGCGCTTTCCACGAGACCAGAGATCTTGCAATAGACGTTGTCGTGATCGGCAGCCGCGCGAATCCCGTCGATCCAGCCCTGCGGCGGTCGATCGGCCGTGACCGGGACGTTGCCGATATGATTCTGTACGATCGTCAGGCTGGGCAGCCGCCGCGCCAACTTGGCGATCACCGCAGGCGTCTCGGGGCCACCGTTGACGTCGAGTGCCAGGCCGCGGTCGGCAAGCGCTTTGAGTGCCGCGAGGTCGTTGGCTTCGAGCTGCTTTTTCAACAGCCCGACCGAGATCCGGATGCCACGAAACAGCGGGTTGGCGGAGAACCGAGCCAGGTGTTTGTCGAAGTCGGGTTGGTCGGGATCGATCCGGCCGACAATCCCTAGGACAAACGGATCGTCCGCCGCCAATTCGAGCAGCCACGCGTTGTCTTCCACCCATGCGCTCGCTTCGACGATCACCGTCCCGGTCACCGGCCGGTATTGCTTCAGCTCACGCAGATGTTTCGGCAAGACGGTTCGGTAGAGCGGACCCGGTCCGGGCCAAGGCACTCCCTGTGGCCGACTTGGATCGTAGAAGTGCGTATGGCAATCGATGATCTCCAGCGGCGGATCGCTTTCGGCTGCGTCGCTGGTGCCAAGACACAGCCCGGTCAACGCAACGGCACCGCTTTGCAAGCAACCGCGGCGCGAGATCGTCGACGTTTTGGGAGACTCTATTGAATTGGGATTCATGGGGATCTCGCGGTTTAGCGATTGAAGATGAACTCGGTTGAGTTTAGCAGACTCCAGAAGATGTCTTCGTAGGCGTGGGCGTCTTTCTTCTGATCGCCGATCAGACCCAGCAAACCGGACATCTCTTCGGCGGTCGGTTGGCGACAGAGAGCGGTGATGAACATCTGTTGAATGATTTCTTCCGGCGTTTCGCCATCGGCGATCTGCTTTCGGAATCGTCCGTTGGCATACAGACGCCCTTGAACCGTCGAGCCAACGCTCAGGTTTAACGTTTGCGACAACGTCGGTTCGGTCTTGGTGTCGCAGACGCAGACCGAATTGCGCCCCGCACGACCAAACGTCTTAAAGAAGTCGCCACCGAAATTTGGACGTTCGGTCGATCCTCCGGAGACCGGAAACGACTGGACCGCTCGGGTTCCTTGAGGATGTCCGTCGGGCGTCCCGGGCATGCCGGTGACATCGTTGATCGTATCCCACAGCACATCGGCTCGCAGTCGTCGCAGATGCATGTGCGAGAACTGTCGGGTGTCCAAGCGATTCGAATCGTTTGGCGTGGTGCTCAGTTGATAGACGCGGGAATTGCAGATGTCGCGGACGAGGCTTCGAAGATCGAAGTTCGAATCGACAAGACGATCGTTCAACGCATCCAACAGCGGCGCGTTGACCGGCGGATTGCTGACGCGAATATCGTCGACCGGTTGGATCACCCCGCGTCCCAGGAAGTGTGCCCAGATGCGATTGGCCAGGTTGCGGCTGAACATTTCGTTCTCCGGCGATGTCAGCCAATCGGCGAGGGCTTGCCGCGGATCGCCGTCGTGTTCGGCTGGATCGACGGTGCCGAGCGCTCTGGGCGGCATCGGGCGTTGATCGACGACGTGTTTGGCGGGGGGAGCCGATGTGTCGTAGAAGATCCGCCGTTCGCGAGGTTCGACCCCCGGCTTGCGTTTCACGCCGGAGAAGAAGCTGACGAAGCTATAGTAATCGTCTTGGGTCCAGCGATCGAAAGGATGGTTGTGGCACTCGGCGCACTGGATTTGAATCCCCAGGAAGACCTGCGAGAAATCGGCCGC
Above is a genomic segment from Rosistilla ulvae containing:
- a CDS encoding amidohydrolase family protein, which encodes MNPNSIESPKTSTISRRGCLQSGAVALTGLCLGTSDAAESDPPLEIIDCHTHFYDPSRPQGVPWPGPGPLYRTVLPKHLRELKQYRPVTGTVIVEASAWVEDNAWLLELAADDPFVLGIVGRIDPDQPDFDKHLARFSANPLFRGIRISVGLLKKQLEANDLAALKALADRGLALDVNGGPETPAVIAKLARRLPSLTIVQNHIGNVPVTADRPPQGWIDGIRAAADHDNVYCKISGLVESAAHHSKQPAPKDLEFYRPYLDFVWNAFGDSRVIYASNWPVSDRGATYEDLQRIAMQYAAEKGTAATANFCSLNSKQAYRWKERPGRG
- a CDS encoding HU family DNA-binding protein, translated to MTKKDIVKTISEEVGLTQQQTKKIVQKTFDAIIDSLVKEERIELRNFGVFEVKLRAARKARNPRTGKQVSVPAKYVVTFKPGKVMESRVAELTAGIVENLLSESELDSPGSTDDSLNKPANPTTHDAFGDRSVG